The DNA segment GCCGTCGGCAAGATCATCGGTATCGGATGCGGCGGATTCGTCCTACTCGCCATCGTGGTGGGCATCGTGGCCGCTATCGGTGCTTCCAGTAAGACGAATACCAACAAGTCTGTAGCCGGTCAGACCGGGGCAGGTGCAGCAGCTTCGGGATCGCAAGCGGGGGGCCGCTCCTCGTCCACGCTTTCCAGCAATCAAGCGCAGATCGGCGACCTCCTGTTGACAGTCAATGGCACCCAACCATATGCAGACCAGATTTTTCCAGCGGAAGCTGGCACGCACTACATTGCAGTGGACATCACTGCACAGAACACCGGAGGGAAGACATACAACCTAAATCGGCTCAACTTCCACCTGAAAGACTCCGCTGGCTTCGCCAACACGCCGGCTATTACTGATGGACCGACACCACAACTCAACTTCAACGATATGGTACCGGGGCAGAGCGTTCGCGGCTTCATCGTGTTCAAGCTTGGCGATGGGCGCACTCCGACTGAACTG comes from the Dehalococcoidia bacterium genome and includes:
- a CDS encoding DUF4352 domain-containing protein translates to MQHDEEISGSLTDGGQYRVTSYMLELTKPDGSIAGTMDVKDMRAVDRKGSTVSVRGRTGRVYPIEGATLDDAGRLETALRSIISANGQTATVQRGGGAVGKIIGIGCGGFVLLAIVVGIVAAIGASSKTNTNKSVAGQTGAGAAASGSQAGGRSSSTLSSNQAQIGDLLLTVNGTQPYADQIFPAEAGTHYIAVDITAQNTGGKTYNLNRLNFHLKDSAGFANTPAITDGPTPQLNFNDMVPGQSVRGFIVFKLGDGRTPTELQYQSFTGTAGTIKITQ